CGACATCGTCGTGCGCCATGCGCGCTGGCTCGCCTTTCTCGGCGACTGGGCCTATGAAGCCGCGCTGTTCGCCAACACCTGGGCCAATCGCGTGCGCCGCGTGTTCGGCGTCGGCTATTGGTCGTTCTCCGCATGGGCCAAGCTGAAGGTGAAGAACGCTGTGAACTTCATCGGCGATTTCGAGCAGACGCTGGCGGCGGAAGCGGCGCGGCGCGGCGTCGACGGCGTCGTCTGCGGCCACATCCATCACGCGACGATCCGGCAGATCGACGGGATGCTCTATGTGAACACCGGCGATTTCGTCGAGAGCTGCACCGCGATCGCCGAGCACGCCGACGGCCGGCTCGAGATCATCTATTGGCACAAGACCGCCGAGGAGCAGGCGGCGGCCGAGGCCGCGGCGCAGCCGCAGGCCGTAACGCAGGCGAGGGCCGCCGCCTGATGCGGATATTGATCGCGACGGACGCCTGGCGTCCGCAAGTCAACGGCGTCGTACGATCCCTGGAGGCGATGGCGAGCGCGGCGAGCGAGCTCGGCGCGTCGATCGATTTCCTGACCCCGCAGGATTTCTCCTCCATCCCAATGCCGACCTATCCGGAGATCCAGCTCGCCTTCGCGACGGCGGGAGCGGTGGCGAAACGGCTGGCGCAGGGCTACGACCATGTCCATATCGCGACCGAAGGGCCGGTGGGGCTGGCGACGCGCGCCTGCTGCCTGCGCCTCGGCCGGCGTTTCACCACGAGCTATCACACGCGCTTTCCCGAATATATTCACGCACGCACGCGGTTGCCGGTCTGCCTGACCTATGCGTTGCTGCGCCGCTTCCACAATAGCGGCGCGGGGACGATGGTCTCGACGCAGACGCTGGCGCAGGAGCTTTCCGCGCGGGGATTCCGCCGACTGATGCGCTGGTCGCGCGGCGTCGATCACGAGCTGTTCCATCCGAGCGCCGCGATCGAGCTCGGCTTCGAGAGCCCGATCTTTCTCTATGCCGGGCGGCTCGCCGTGGAGAAGAATGTCGAGGCTTTTCTCGCGCTCGACCTGCCGGGCACCAAGCTCGTCGCCGGCGACGGGCCGGCGCGGGCGGCGCTCGAGGCGGCCTATCCGAAGGCGCGCTTCCTCGGCTTGAAGACGAGCGAGGAACTGGCGACGCTCTACGCCAGCTCGGATGTGTTCGTCTTCCCGAGCCGCACCGACACTTTTGGGATGGTGCTGCTCGAGGCGATGGCCTGCGGCCTGCCAGTGGCGGCCTTTCCAGTCGCGGGTCCGCTCGATGTCGTGGGCGCGAGCGGCGCCGGCGTGCTGAGCGAAGATTTGCAGGCGGCCTGCCTCGCGGCGACGCAGATCGCGCGCGCCATTCCGCGCGCCCATGCGCTGACCTTCACCTGGGAAGCGAGCGCGCGGCAGTTTCTCGGCAATGTGGCGCTCGCTCATCAGAACGGCGTCGAGGCTGCGGCGGCTCAGGCCGCCGCCGGCAAAGCGGGCTCAGCCAAACAGCCGAAGCTTTTCGTTCAGGGAGAGATGATCGAGCCGTGACAGCGCCACGAGGCGCGGATCGATCGGCCGCGCCGGCGCGGGCTTAGGCCGAGCGATCTCGTCCGGCAGAATCGCGCGGGCGACGAATTCCTCGAACACGATCCCATTGGGCGCCGGCGCTTCGACGATGGTAGGCGCATCCACGAGCGCGATCGTCGGGCGCTCCTCTTCGAGCTGCGCGGCCGTCTCGGGCTCCTCTACGACGGGCGCGGTTTCGATCGGCTCCGCATCGATTGCGAGCGGCTCCGCGCAAATCTCGATCTGCTCGACCTCGATCGGCTCGATCACGCCGGGCGGCTCGGTGAGCTCCACATAATCCGCGACAATCTCGCCAGGCGCGGCTTCCGCGATCACGCGCGGCGTCTCTTCCATCGCCGCCGGCGGCGAATCGAGCAATCTGGAGAATTGCTCCACCAGCGCGTCCGCCTGCGCGCAGAGCGTCGCATCGACGCCGCTGGCGCGCAGCGTCTGCGCGAATTCCTGCGCGCGTTCGACGAGACGGCGCGGCAGACGCCAATCGGCGGCGGCCTCCTGCTCCTCCGCGCGCGCGGCGACGCGCTCCAGCCGATCGACGGCGACGATGAGCCGCTCGGTCTCTTGGGCGCGCTGACGGCGCGCGAACTCGAGCAGGAACCATCGGCCGCGGACGGTCTCCATCACCGCGTCTTCGATTCTCTCATAGTCTTCGGGGTAGAGGCCGGTGGGCGGAGCCGGTAGAGTCATGATCCGTCCTTGCGGAACAAACGCGCCGAATCGCGCATATCCAAGAAAAGGCTGCGACGCCATTTTATGCAAGCGCGAAAACGCTTTCACACGCGTCATGCGAGCGGATCGGCGATGACGAGCCACGGCCAGCGGACGCGAAGGCTCTCCGCTTTGGCGGCGAACAGCTCCAGCCGAAGATTGGCGAGATTGGGCCGCAGCACGCCAGCGAAAAGATCGGCGAGGCGCGCCGGCGCATAGAGCTCGAGGCCGCCGCAAGCATCGCGACGCGCCGCAACGCGCGTGCATTCGATGAGAAAGCGGTCGACGCCATCGGCGCTCGAACGCAGCCGCGGATAGCCCGGCCCGAAACGCTCGCCATACCACAGATGCACGCGCGCCTGATTCTTCAGATCGACGCGCACGGGCAGATCGGCAAACAGCGCGGCCGCGCGGCGAATGTTGCGATCCTCCGCCTCATAGGAGATATCCTCGTCGAAATAGAAGATGTCGTAGTCGAATATGTCCTCGGTCGCCGGGCGGCCGCTGTCGAGGTTCCAGACTGTCTGAAACAGGCAGCCGGCGACGAGCCATGCGTCGGCGAGGCCGAGGCTCGGCAGACGCTCGAGGATCGCCGCATTATTCGGGTTGCGCAGGATCGCGGCGGCGAGGCGCTCCCGCTCATCCGCCTGCCGCGTCGGGGCCGGCGGGAGAAGAGGCGGCGCGCTGCTCATTCGATCCTCCATCGTCGTTCGTCTCGACGCGAGCCTCTTAGGCCTTCGGCGGCTTCATGGTAAGTATCGCGACGAGCGTAACCGGGCGACGCGGCTGCGCGAAAGCTTCGGCGCAGGAGAAACGACATGAGCCTCTCGGCCGAAGAAATCGAGCGCTACGCCCGCCATATCGTGCTGCGCGAGGTCGGCGGCCCCGGCCAGCAGCGGCTGAAGAAGGCGCGTGTGCTCGTCGTCGGCGCGGGCGGCCTAGGGGCGCCGCTGCTGCAATATCTCGCGGCGGCCGGCGTCGGGGCGCTCGGGATCGTCGATGACGACGAGGTCTCGCTCTCCAATCTTCAGCGGCAGGTCATTCACGAGACGACCGCCGTCGGCCGGCTGAAGGTCGACAGCGCGCAGGAGGCGATCCATCGGCTCAATCCGCATGTGCAGGTCGAGCCCCATGCGCTGCGGCTCATGGAGCACAACACGCGCGCGCTCATTGCCTCTTACGACATCGTCGCCGACGGCTCCGATAATTTCGCGACGCGCTATCTCGTCTCCGACGCCTGCTTCTATGAAAAGAAGCCGCTCGTCACCGCGGCCGTCGGCGGCTTCGACGCCTCGCTGACGACACTGCGCCCCTTCGAGACCGACGCCGCGGGTGAGCCCAATCCGACCTATCGCTGTCTCTTCCCCGCCCCGCCGCCGCCGGGTGCCGTGCCGAGCTGCGAGGAGGCGGGCGTGCTCGGCGCGCTGACGGGAATCGTCGGCGCGATGATGGCGCTCGAGGTGATCCGCGAGATCGTCGGCTTCGGCGAGGGGCTCACCGGGCGGCTGCTGCTGATGGACGCCCGGTCCATGCGCTTCGAGACTTTGCGCTACGCCTATGATCCCGACAATCCGCTGTCCGGCGTCAGAGCGCCGCGATGACGGCGATCTCTATCCTGTAGTCCGAAGCCACGAGCTTCGCCTCGACCGTCGCGCGGGCCGGCGGGTTGCTCTTGTCGACCCAGACGTCCCAGACCGAATTCATCTCGGCGAAAGTGGAGATGTCGGCGAGATAGATCGTCGCCGAGAGAATCTTGGCTTTCTCGCTGCCGGCCTCCTGGAGAATCGTGTCGATGAGGCCGAGGATCTCGCGCGTCTGATCGGCGACCGGGCCGCCCTTGGCCGCTTCGGCGACCTGGCCCGCCGTGTAGATCACGCCGCCATGCACGACGGCCTTGCTCATGCGCGCGCCGGCGCCGATCCGCTTGATGGACATTTCCGATTCTCCGAGAGTTGCGAATGTGGGTCCGGGGGATCGCCGCGCCGCCGCGCTCGATAGGGTCTGGCTATATATCGAGTGGAAAGCTCTATCGTAGCGCTACATACACAAAGAGCGGGGACGGCCCTTGCCTCTCCCCACTCTTTGGTACCCGTCCTTTGACCGGACTCGTCGATAGGCGCCATCCGCGAGCATTGGTGTGGAGCGTCTCGCAGATGGGCAGAGTTCCGGCGTCCTCCCCGACTTGGACCTCAGCCAGCGATTGGTCGAACGCATTCTGCGCTCATATGTTTTTAGCCAGCTCGGCGAAGGGGACATTATGACACGCGGGGCGTTTTGTCATCCGAAAAAGCCCGCGGCTGGAATGAAATTGTGCTGACGGCGCCCGCCATCGGGGCAGGCTGTTCTCCGCTTGGGCGACCTGCGCGTCGGCCGCCCAAGCGGGCCGACGCGCCACCCCGCCCGTAAGGGCAGGTCAGAGCGGGATGTT
This genomic window from Methylosinus sp. H3A contains:
- a CDS encoding nucleotidyltransferase family protein, which produces MSSAPPLLPPAPTRQADERERLAAAILRNPNNAAILERLPSLGLADAWLVAGCLFQTVWNLDSGRPATEDIFDYDIFYFDEDISYEAEDRNIRRAAALFADLPVRVDLKNQARVHLWYGERFGPGYPRLRSSADGVDRFLIECTRVAARRDACGGLELYAPARLADLFAGVLRPNLANLRLELFAAKAESLRVRWPWLVIADPLA
- a CDS encoding glycosyltransferase family 1 protein gives rise to the protein MRILIATDAWRPQVNGVVRSLEAMASAASELGASIDFLTPQDFSSIPMPTYPEIQLAFATAGAVAKRLAQGYDHVHIATEGPVGLATRACCLRLGRRFTTSYHTRFPEYIHARTRLPVCLTYALLRRFHNSGAGTMVSTQTLAQELSARGFRRLMRWSRGVDHELFHPSAAIELGFESPIFLYAGRLAVEKNVEAFLALDLPGTKLVAGDGPARAALEAAYPKARFLGLKTSEELATLYASSDVFVFPSRTDTFGMVLLEAMACGLPVAAFPVAGPLDVVGASGAGVLSEDLQAACLAATQIARAIPRAHALTFTWEASARQFLGNVALAHQNGVEAAAAQAAAGKAGSAKQPKLFVQGEMIEP
- a CDS encoding UDP-2,3-diacylglucosamine diphosphatase, whose protein sequence is MTAIDSLADSQSAKRFRTLFLSDLHLGTRGLQAELLLDFLKHHDADTIYLVGDIVDGWRLKGGWYWPQAHNDVVQKLLRKARKGARVVYVPGNHDEFARDYTGMEFGGVEVAETDIHETADGKKMLVIHGDQFDIVVRHARWLAFLGDWAYEAALFANTWANRVRRVFGVGYWSFSAWAKLKVKNAVNFIGDFEQTLAAEAARRGVDGVVCGHIHHATIRQIDGMLYVNTGDFVESCTAIAEHADGRLEIIYWHKTAEEQAAAEAAAQPQAVTQARAAA
- a CDS encoding molybdopterin-synthase adenylyltransferase MoeB, whose product is MSLSAEEIERYARHIVLREVGGPGQQRLKKARVLVVGAGGLGAPLLQYLAAAGVGALGIVDDDEVSLSNLQRQVIHETTAVGRLKVDSAQEAIHRLNPHVQVEPHALRLMEHNTRALIASYDIVADGSDNFATRYLVSDACFYEKKPLVTAAVGGFDASLTTLRPFETDAAGEPNPTYRCLFPAPPPPGAVPSCEEAGVLGALTGIVGAMMALEVIREIVGFGEGLTGRLLLMDARSMRFETLRYAYDPDNPLSGVRAPR
- a CDS encoding RidA family protein, with the protein product MSIKRIGAGARMSKAVVHGGVIYTAGQVAEAAKGGPVADQTREILGLIDTILQEAGSEKAKILSATIYLADISTFAEMNSVWDVWVDKSNPPARATVEAKLVASDYRIEIAVIAAL